One region of Quercus lobata isolate SW786 chromosome 2, ValleyOak3.0 Primary Assembly, whole genome shotgun sequence genomic DNA includes:
- the LOC115971463 gene encoding uncharacterized protein LOC115971463, which yields MALVTRTPHRLSSSIIPVLSQRLLSTTTAPAGGSATTPAPYARGPPPAGLSKAAEFVISKVDDLMNWARTGSIWPMTFGLACCAVEMMHTGAARYDLDRFGIIFRPSPRQSDCMIVAGTLTNKMAPALRKVYDQMPDPRWVISMGSCANGGGYYHYSYAVVRGCDRIVPVDIYVPGCPPTAEALLYGILQLQKKINRRKDFLHWWNK from the exons ATGGCTCTAGTAACCCGAACTCCCCACCGCCTCTCAAGCTCAATAATCCCAGTACTCTCACAGCGCCTCCTCTCTACCACCACCGCACCCGCCGGCGGTTCCGCCACTACTCCGGCTCCCTATGCCCGGGGCCCACCGCCCGCGGGCCTCTCGAAGGCGGCGGAGTTCGTGATCTCGAAAGTCGACGACCTCATGAACTGGGCCCGGACTGGGTCCATCTGGCCCATGACTTTTGGACTTGCTTGCTGCGCCGTCGAAATGATGCACACCGGTGCTGCTCGCTACGATCTGGACCGTTTCGGTATCATCTTCCGGCCCAGCCCACGCCAGTCCGATTGCATGATCGTCGCTGGCACTCTCACCAACAAGATGGCCCCTGCTCTCCGCAA GGTTTATGACCAAATGCCTGATCCTCGGTGGGTCATCTCTATGGGAAGCTGTGCAAATGGTGGTGGATACTACCACTACTCATATGCTGTTGTTAGAGGTTGTGATAGGATTGTCCCTGTTGACATCTATGTTCCGGGTTGCCCTCCTACTGCTGAGGCCTTACTCTATGGAATTCTGCAGCTGCAGAAGAAGATTAACAGGCGCAAGGATTTCCTCCATTGGTGGAACAAGTGA